The Oscillatoria acuminata PCC 6304 genomic interval GATTCCAATTCTGGCCATCCCAGGGACTGAAAGTAGCGATTCACTAAATTGCGCTGATGCTTCCAGCTTTCAAACGGTCCCGGAGACAATTCTGGGCCACTGGTAGTCCCGGTTAACACATCTACCACCAGACTTGTAGCATCATTGCTGGAGTCCACAATCATATCTCGGATGGCCCGTTCTAACTCTGGGGAAGTCTGAATCATCTCTTTGTCCATCCATTCATAGACCGCGACGAGATAGAACAGCTTGACCACACTTGCCGGATAAATCCTTTCCACGCCGCGATAGTTAAATCCGCGCACCGGATGATCCCAAAACGCATCGGGACTCAGGGCCCCGCCAGTATTCACCGAGACAGGGGGGTCATAAACTACCCAAGTCATGGCCAGTTGGTTGCGGTTTAATTGGGGGAATTCCTCCCAGGTTGTCGCTAAAATGCGATCGCCTAAGTTTTCGAGTTGCTCGTCTTTGCGGAAAAATGTCATGGTTCTGCTCTATAAAACTTAAACAAACCCGGACATAGCCGGATATTGATGTTTATTTCTTGCTTCGTCCGGGACTGTCGGCAGCACCCCGTCCACAAGTGTAATCGTCGGATCCCGGCGATTTTTCTAACGTTATACTGGCGTTCAAGTCACGATCTATCACCAGACCACAGTTCTGACATTCAAAAGTCCGTTGGTTTAGCGGCATTTTTTGTCGATGGTTGCAATTAGAACAGAGTTGACTGGATGGATAAAATCTATCGGCAATAATCAACTTTGAACCATAGCGCTCCGTCTTGTAAGCTAGTTGACGACGGAACTCATAAAATGAGGCATCAGCGATAGAACCGGCCAAACAATGATTTTTCAACATTCCAGACACATTCAAATCTTCAATGACTACTTGGCTGTGGTTTTTAGCCAAAAAAGTAGTGATTTTATGAATAGTATCACGGCGAATATTTGCTACCCTTTGATGTAGCCTTTGGACTTTTAAGAGACATTTGGCCCGATTTTTCGAGCCTTTAACTTTGC includes:
- a CDS encoding serine hydrolase, which codes for MTFFRKDEQLENLGDRILATTWEEFPQLNRNQLAMTWVVYDPPVSVNTGGALSPDAFWDHPVRGFNYRGVERIYPASVVKLFYLVAVYEWMDKEMIQTSPELERAIRDMIVDSSNDATSLVVDVLTGTTSGPELSPGPFESWKHQRNLVNRYFQSLGWPELESINVNHKTWCDGAYGRERVFLGELMENRNMLTTNATARLLHSIVGGVAVSAKATTAMMKLMKRSLEPEDLAEDPENQVTGFLGAGLDRQTRIWSKAGLTSTVRHDAAYIELPGQHPYLLVVFTEGKAHSKNEAILPFVSQQVAQAVGSL